The genomic stretch ACAAGGACTGCGATTCGTTCAGATTCTGTGAGCCCGGCTGTTCGGCCAGACCGAAATCCATGCTCCATACCCCTTGACGCCCGGCCGATGTACCGTACAAGTACCAAACTTCTTGCCGGACCGCGCCCGGAGAGTCAAGCCGAAAGGAGGTGCGGACATGTTGCAGACCATTTCCTCAACGATCAGTGCGGGTTTGCTGGGAGGCATTTCAGGGCACGAAAGCTTGCGACTGCTCCTAGACCTCGGTCGCGCTGCCATTCAGGAGGTGGCGCCTCCGAAGGGTGGAGTGTGGGCGACAACCCGGTCGCTCAAGCTCGGATTTCCTGAGACGGATGGACCGCTTGTTCGCGAAATGGTGGCGCTCGCCGAGAACGAGTTTCCGCTCGTGCTGAAGGCGCCTTTCGAGCAGACGAACAGCATCGCTGGTGCCGTGTGGTCGGCACAGGAGCTACTCGACGAGTGCAGGGATGACGGGTTTGCCAAGCTTCGATTCGACCCCGGCACGCTCGACCTGCCG from Phycisphaerae bacterium encodes the following:
- a CDS encoding cupin domain-containing protein, with translation MLQTISSTISAGLLGGISGHESLRLLLDLGRAAIQEVAPPKGGVWATTRSLKLGFPETDGPLVREMVALAENEFPLVLKAPFEQTNSIAGAVWSAQELLDECRDDGFAKLRFDPGTLDLPMHMHEFSDRFIVVLDGEGLFHISSEPLERFTGERIRSIPVKAGDALTFTRGLMHTFSAAEEGLLLLSYHAPLVELDDPRQYTLPKLIWTPRKLQRICQESQGASKSDVR